From Vitis vinifera cultivar Pinot Noir 40024 chromosome 5, ASM3070453v1, the proteins below share one genomic window:
- the LOC100263517 gene encoding phloretin 4'-O-glucosyltransferase, with protein sequence MAPPHFLLVSYPAQGHINPTLRLAKRLIQTGAQVTFVTTVYAQRHMVKPLSVCGLSFAPFSDGYDDGCENKDNLHHVLSEIKRQGTRKLTELVLECADQGRPVACIVYTMIFDWAQEVARRVQVLSAYFWNQATTVFDIYYYYFNGYGDEVRNKSIDPSSSIELPGLEPLFTSRDLPSFLLSSNKLTFVLESFQNNFEALSQDENPKVLLNTFDALEPKALRALDKLKLIGIGPLIPSAFLDAKDPTDISFGGDRFQGSTDYIEWLNSKPKSSVIYISFGSLAILSKPQMEEIACGLLNSDRPFLWVIREPDKGEVKDEEMLGCREELEQRGMIVPWCSQLEVLTHPSLGCFVTHCGWNSTLESMVCGVPVVAFPQGTDQATTAKLITDMWKTGIRVWVNEEGMVERDEIKMCLEIVMGDGERAEGLRRNAEKWKELAREAMKNGGMSDNNLKAFVDEVGQKL encoded by the coding sequence ATGGCTCCTCCTCACTTCCTCCTTGTCAGCTATCCAGCGCAAGGCCACATCAATCCAACTCTCCGGTTGGCCAAGCGGCTAATACAAACCGGTGCTCAGGTCACCTTTGTCACTACCGTCTATGCCCAACGCCACATGGTCAAACCGCTGTCTGTTTGTGGATTATCCTTCGCCCCCTTCTCTGATGGCTACGACGATGGGTGTGAAAACAAAGACAATTTACATCACGTTCTGTCAGAGATTAAGCGCCAAGGAACGCGAAAGCTCACTGAGCTCGTGCTGGAATGTGCTGACCAAGGTCGGCCCGTTGCCTGCATAGTGTACACCATGATCTTTGATTGGGCGCAAGAGGTGGCACGTAGGGTTCAGGTCTTATCTGCTTATTTCTGGAATCAAGCGACCACAGTGTTTGACATCTACTACTATTACTTCAATGGTTATGGTGATGAGGTTAGAAATAAAAGCATTGATCCCTCATCGTCCATTGAGCTTCCAGGACTGGAGCCACTGTTCACTAGCCGAGACCTTCCCTCTTTTCTACTGTCTTCAAATAAATTGACTTTTGTTCTCGAATCGTTTCAAAACAATTTCGAAGCACTTAGCCAAGATGAAAACCCTAAAGTACTGCTAAACACCTTTGATGCATTAGAGCCCAAGGCTTTGCGGGCCTTGGACAAGCTTAAATTGATTGGAATTGGCCCCTTGATTCCATCTGCTTTCTTGGATGCAAAAGATCCAACTGATATTTCTTTCGGAGGTGACCGATTTCAAGGTTCCACTGACTACATAGAATGGTTGAACTCCAAGCCCAAATCATCAGTCATTTACATATCCTTTGGGAGCTTAGCTATTTTGTCAAAGCCGCAAATGGAGGAGATTGCCTGTGGTCTGCTAAATAGTGACCGACCTTTTTTGTGGGTCATAAGAGAACCCGATAAGGGAGAAGTGAAAGATGAAGAAATGCTGGGTTGCAGAGAAGAATTGGAACAGAGAGGGATGATAGTACCTTGGTGTTCCCAATTGGAGGTTTTGACCCATCCATCATTGGGATGTTTTGTGACGCACTGTGGGTGGAATTCAACCTTGGAGAGCATGGTTTGTGGGGTTCCGGTTGTGGCATTTCCCCAAGGGACGGATCAAGCCACCACCGCAAAGCTGATCACGGACATGTGGAAAACTGGCATTCGGGTGTGGGTGAATGAAGAAGGAATGGTTGAACGTGATGAGATAAAGATGTGCTTGGAAATTGTTATGGGAGATGGAGAAAGAGCAGAAGGATTGAGAAGGAATGCTGAGAAATGGAAGGAGTTGGCGAGGGAAGCTATGAAGAATGGTGGAATGTCGGACAATAATCTCAAGGCTTTTGTGGATGAAGTTGGACAAAAATTGTAA
- the LOC100263523 gene encoding xyloglucan endotransglucosylase protein 1, whose amino-acid sequence MGSSSNRYSFFCLVFAMVLATASAGNFYQDFDITWGDHRAKIFNGGQLLSLSLDKTSGSGFQSKKEYLFGRIDMQLKLVAGNSAGTVTAYYLSSQGPTHDEIDFEFLGNLSGDPYILHTNVFTQGKGNREQQFYLWFDPTRNFHTYSIAWSAQHIIFLVDNVPIRLFKNAESMGVPFPKNQPMRIYSSLWNADDWATRGGLVKTDWSKAPFTAYYRNFRASTSTSTSTFSDSAFQTQELDAYGRRRLRWVQKNFMIYNYCTDLKRFPQGVPPECKHSRFNL is encoded by the exons ATGGGGTCTTCTTCAAATAGGTATTCAtttttttgcttggtttttgCAATGGTTCTGGCTACTGCCTCTGCTGGTAACTTCTATCAAGACTTTGACATAACATGGGGCGATCATCGTGCTAAGATCTTCAATGGAGGACAGCTTCTGTCTCTCTCTCTGGACAAGACATCTGGGTCTGGGTTTCAGTCCAAGAAGGAGTATTTGTTTGGGAGGATTGATATGCAGCTCAAGCTTGTTGCTGGTAACTCCGCTGGCACTGTCACTGCCTACTAC ttgtcttctcAAGGGCCAACCCATGATGAGATCGACTTTGAGTTCTTGGGAAACCTAAGTGGAGATCCTTATATCCTCCACACCAATGTATTCACTCAAGGGAAGGGCAACAGGGAGCAACAATTCTACCTCTGGTTCGACCCCACCCGTAACTTCCACACCTACTCCATCGCCTGGAGCGCCCAACACATCAT TTTCTTGGTAGACAACGTTCCCATAAGGCTATTCAAGAATGCAGAATCAATGGGAGTTCCCTTCCCAAAGAACCAGCCAATGAGGATATACTCAAGCCTCTGGAATGCGGATGACTGGGCCACAAGAGGAGGGTTGGTGAAAACTGACTGGTCCAAGGCACCCTTCACAGCATACTACAGAAACTTCAGAGCCAGCACTTCCACCTCTACAAGCACATTCTCTGACAGTGCCTTCCAGACCCAGGAACTTGATGCCTACGGCAGAAGAAGGCTGAGATGGGTTCAGAAGAACTTCATGATTTACAACTACTGCACTGATCTCAAACGCTTCCCTCAAGGTGTCCCTCCTGAGTGTAAGCACTCAAGGTTTAATCTCTAG
- the LOC104879411 gene encoding transcription factor MYB44, which yields MFAAEIEKVSTPVLVDNEGSRPEKRQSSGGGPSMAATGLCLSPGNPTRSDVSDTGFPIVSSPNLYRPVARIGAIQVPPQQFEPSSKKDYPPTMLTLSLPRIETYENKYKSPHLDYAPHHNKVVSLDNQSALTFTVPKNPEPMTFGT from the coding sequence ATGTTTGCGGCAGAGATCGAAAAAGTGTCGACGCCTGTGTTGGTTGATAACGAAGGATCGCGGCCTGAGAAGAGGCAATCGAGCGGTGGTGGCCCCTCGATGGCAGCAACAGGGCTTTGCTTAAGCCCTGGCAATCCTACTAGATCTGATGTAAGCGACACTGGCTTTCCCATAGTTTCTTCTCCAAATCTATATCGACCTGTGGCAAGAATTGGAGCGATCCAAGTGCCTCCTCAACAGTTTGAGCCATCCTCGAAGAAAGACTATCCTCCAACAATGCTCACCCTCTCCCTCCCAAGAATTGAGACCTATGAGAACAAGTACAAATCTCCACATCTCGACTATGCTCCTCACCACAACAAGGTGGTGTCTCTAGATAATCAATCGGCTTTGACCTTCACTGTACCGAAGAATCCTGAGCCGATGACCTTTGGTacatga
- the LOC132253845 gene encoding vegetative cell wall protein gp1-like, producing MARTRGAKASSPSNRKKSLRKEPSPGSAPEPSPSRPNPPLVKPAPPKPPARRYLTRSGGRPLQKKPRVESSEPVDLTKQSPEPSPIPSLVQTPMPSPVPSPSPPPVPSPVPSPAP from the coding sequence atggcgcgaacaCGAGGGGCTAAGGCTTCATCTCCTTCGAACCGCAAGaagagtctgcgaaaggagccaagcCCAGGTTCTGCTCCAGAGCCTTCGCCGTCAAGGCCAAATCCTCCTCTGGTGAAGCCCgcgccaccaaagccgccggcaagACGATACCTTACCAGGTCAGGCGGTCGGCCATTGCAGAAGAAACCCAGGGTGGAAAGCTCAGAACCCGTCGATTTGACTAAGCAATCTCCAGAGCCTTCCCCAATTCCATCACTGGTTCAAACTCCAATGCCGTCTCCGGTTCCCTCGCCGAGTCCCCCTCCAGTtccatcgccggtaccatctccggcgCCGTAA